CTGCGAGCGGGACGTCCGTCCTCCCACGAGCCTCCCGGTCCACGACGAGAGAGGGGAGTTCCCGGTTTTGGTCAAGAAGGGGAACGCGCTCCACCGGCTCGTCCTCGACCACCATCCGTGCGACGTGGTCGGCTGGGACGGCTACTACTACCCGTGGGCGTTCAACATCGAGGACTTCGAGCCGATCACCGGCCGCGTCCACCAGCCGCCGCCCGTCCACCAGACCTTCGATGTCGACGGCTTCGTGGTGTGCTCCTACGTCCCACGGCTCTTCGACTACCACCCGCAGTCGATCCCGGCGCCGTACAATCACTCGAACGTCGGCTCCGACGAGATGCTGTACTACTGCAACGAGGAGTTCATGAGCCGGAAGGGGAT
This is a stretch of genomic DNA from Terriglobia bacterium. It encodes these proteins:
- a CDS encoding homogentisate 1,2-dioxygenase → PGDQILLVIESAGYVRTPSRYRNEHGQLLEHSPYCERDVRPPTSLPVHDERGEFPVLVKKGNALHRLVLDHHPCDVVGWDGYYYPWAFNIEDFEPITGRVHQPPPVHQTFDVDGFVVCSYVPRLFDYHPQSIPAPYNHSNVGSDEMLYYCNEEFMSRKGIEYGSITLHPDGLPHGPQPGKAEESVGKTRTNELAVMIDTFAPLTVAAPALPCEDASYARSWLEP